The genomic interval ATGTAGTGGACGCCCGAAAGATCGCCTTCAAACGCTATTTCCTGATCACTGGCATCACCAGAAATGGAAAAAAACTCTCCGAGCCTTCGGGACTGGTTTCCGTGAAACACCTGAAACTCTTCAATTTCGGCGAGCGAGCGATCACGGGCCCAGTCTGGGGTGAACCCTTCAATCTCGAGAGGAATAGGCGACGCGCGATGATAGGAAAGTTTCAGCACCATCAGATCCAGTCTCGGCCAGTTCAATTCGTCTTCAGCAACAACGTGTTCGTAGACAACACAGCACAGGCAGTCCCAAGCATTCAGAAGCGACACCCCGGTTGCATCCAGTCACTCGATTTCGCCACACTACTTGTTTGGGCTCGATCTGACAATTCGCGAAAGAAACGACAGCGGCAGTCATGCAACAAGGTTCGATCATTCTGTGTGGGGGTCTGTCGACTCGGATGGGACGAGACAAAGCCACATTGCCGTTTGGCCCCGAACTGATGCTTCAGCGGGTCGTCAGACTTGTCTCCGAGCGGATTAATCCAAGACTTGTCGTTGTTGTGGCCGCGGCTAATCAGCAGCTTCCTGTTCTGCCGGCAAACGTGACAGTGGCCTTCGACAGCCAACCCAAACGCGGTCCACTGGAAGGACTGGCAACGGGATTACGCGCAATGCCCCAAGACGTCCATGCCGTTTATGCCACTAGTTGTGATACTCCACTGCTGAAGTCAGACTTCATCGAACGCATGTTCACGTGTCTCAATACGTATGATATCGCAGTCCCCGCTGATGGCACGCACGACCATCCTCTGGCAGCGGTCTATCGTCCCCGTGTATTGAGCGCGATCGAAAGGTTGATCAATTCCGGTCGCCTGAAAGCACGTCTTTTGTTCGACGAAGTCCCAACGCGGAAAGTGTCAACCGAAGAACTGCGTGAAGTCGATCCGACTCTCCAAACGCTGATGAATGTGAATCACGTCGAGGACTATCTGTCGGCTCTAGCTTTGGCCGGTTTCGCCGGAAGCTATTCAGAAGACTGATGACGACTTGTTCACCAGTGGATGATCAGCAGTTCGCAATCGCGACACGCAAAATGTCCCGATTCATGACGACAATTCACCGGAACGCCAGAATGCCAAATTCGGTGTCAACGTCAGTCCGAGTCGTCAGTGCTGCGTGCCGTGCGGATCGACGAACTTTCTTTCGATTCCAATTGTCATTCTGACGATGAATTGCCACACTTACGACATTCTGACATGGTCGCGTTTGGGACCTGCTCAGCTGGCTTTCACATAGACATTGGGACAGTAGAACAACCGGGTCAGATTGCGTCTTTGAAAGACCGTTAGTTTGATTTGATGCGAACCACGGATTTTAGGGGGCGTTCTGACCACCTTAGCACCTTCAGTCAAATCGGCAATGAGATGCAAATTCGTGTACAGTGCAAGAATTGCGACGCGAGCCTTCGTGTTACCGAGAAATCTCTCGGGCGAACGGTCCAATGTCCAAAGTGTGAAACGAAATTTCGGATCCCCAACTCCGCGTCGTCCTCGAGCCAATCCGACGACGACGACGAATTTGAAGGCACCTCGGCACCACAGCGCCGACCAGTGCCACGCCGACAACAACCTGCCAAGCGGGGCAGCAAGCAGTCGTCGCAGATGCCCTACGCCATTCTCGCAGGCGTCGGTGCGTTGCTGGTGGTTGCCATTGGCGTCTGGCTGGGTTTGAGAACGACCAATCCCCCCGCGCCCACCAAGCCAGATCAAATCGCCGGCACCGCCCCTGCGAACACGCAGTCTGAAAACAAATCTTTGACAACGGTTTCAGATGTGCCATCTCAAAATACAAGCAACACCCAAAACACTGGCAGTGCCGTTGTGACATCGTCGACCGTCACGACGACAAGTCAATCAGCACCGAGCCAACCAGCCGCCATTGCGAGTTCGACCGCCACCGCCCCCACACCAGCGAATGAAGGTCAAACTCCAGGAGCGCCAGCGGCAGCGAAACCAGAAATTACGGCGACGGAAAAAAGTAAAAGCCAAGATGCCGAAATCGATCTTTCGAATGTGATTGATCGAATCGGTCGAAGCGTCGTTCTCATCCGATTGACAGATTCCAACGGCCAAAACACGGGACTTGGCAGTGGATTTGTCATCAGCAAAGATGGCCTGATCGCAACGAATTTTCACGTGATGGAATCGGCAGCAAGTGCGGAAGCCGAATTTCGCGATGGGACGCGATTCAATATCAGTGGATACCGGGCGCACGACGAAAAACGCGACATCGCGATCGTGCAGCTTGAATCACCGCCCGCGGATCTTGAACCGTTGGAATTCGCCGACAGCTCAGACGTTCGCCAAGGTTCTTCAGTCATCGCAGTCGGCCATCCGCGCGGACTGCGATTTACGGCCACGGAAGGTATCGTTAGCGCGATTCACAAGACAAGCGAATTGCCGCCTGATCTTCGGCGACACATGGAATCTCCCGACGATCAAATCTGGATCCAGACCAACGCGACAATCTTTTCCGGGAACAGTGGCGGTCCCTTGCTGTCACGCTCGGGCAAAGTGGTCGGAATGAATTCGTGGATCACGCGCGACGTCAACTTTGGATTTGCCCTGGCTGTCCAGCATTTGAGTGATTTGAAAGTCAAAGTCACTGAAGCAGCGATTCCGCTCGCCGAGGTCAATCGACAATCGTCCGGCCACGATCCCAAACGAGTCTTGGGCACGCTCGCGCCGGGCGTCAAAACAGTCCTCGACGAATACCAGCGCAGCCGCGAAGAATTTCATGCCTTGCTTTCGCTTTGTAAGACGAACGAGGAACGTGAAAAACTGACCACAATGAAGAACCCCGCGCGGCAATTTGCGCCACGCCTCGTCAAGATCGCGACCGACTCGCCGAAGTCCACCGAGGCCTATCAGGCGCTGATTTATGCCGTGACTCTGTTGCGCCAATATCACCCAGAATCAACGGCCACCTCGCAACTTCAACAGGTGACAACGCAGCTTGTACGGGATCATATTGATGAGACCTCACTTGGAATCGCCGCACTGATCTTGAGTGAATCAAGACTGCCGTGCGTCCAACGTTTCTTAAAAGATCTGCTGCAATCGAGCCCCCATCGAGACGCGCAAGGCATCGCCTGCTTCGTGCTAGGTCGGCTCTTAGGAAGTAGTGAAAATGCAGTCGCCCGGAAAGACTCGATCAAACATCTGGAACGCGTGGTCAACGAATTCAGCGACGTTCTCGTCGGAGACCAGCCGCTGATCGACAGCGCCCAGAAAATGCTCTTCGAGCTTCAACATCTCTCCATCGGAACCGAAGCCCCTGAAATTGTCGGCAAAGATATTGACGGCAACGAAATCAAACTGAGTGACTTTCGTGGCAAGGTGGTCATGCTCGATTTCTTCGTCAACTGGTGCCCGTACTGCACGCAAATGTATCCGCTAGAGCGAATTCTGGTGGAGCGCTCACGTGATCAGCCATGCGTTCTGCTCGGCGTCAATTGCGACAAAGAAAGCGTCCTGCGAAATATCATCGACGACAAGAAAGTCACGTGGCAATGTTGGGCCGACGGTCAAGAAGGGCCGATTGCGCGCGAATGGCAAATTAGTGGCTACCCTGCGGTCTACCTGATTGATCACGAAGGGATCATCCGTTACCGCTCCAACGGCGTCCCGGATTCCGGAGAGATTGATAAGCTGCTGACCCAGATGACCAAGAAGGCCAACGAGGCGAAGGGAAAGGCAAAAAACCGAAATCGAACCACGCGATGAGCGATTGCCCCGGTTGCTGGGCCCATCGCAGAAGCGTAGACTGATGCGTTCCACCGCTGACGATTTCAAACCGTCAAAATTAGAGGAACGGCCCAGCCTATGAATCTGTATGTCTCGTTGCGCTCAATCTCCCATTGGCGAATTCGTCTTGCAATCGTTGGCGTATTCGTCTTCGTTCTTGGATCGAGTGTACGCGGCATCGCGGCCGATGCACCGGCTGCCGAAGGCGAGGACTTTTTCTTTATTCCGCCAGGCGCAACCCAAGCGGGGCACTCCAGAACGGCGGACGGACCGACGGCGGGTCGTCTGAAAATCACAGTTCGCGATGCTGCCACTGGCAAGCCAACCCCCTGCCGCATCAACGTCATTGGTGCCGACGGACAGTTTTACCAACCCGAAGAACATCACCTGAGTTTGTACTCATTGACGGGAGAATGGCCCAAAAAGAACGCGAAGGGGAATCGAGCCGGGAAAGCTCCCTATCGCTATCTGGGGCATTTCTTCTACAGCACCGGTGAAATCAGCCTTTCGGTTCCGGCGGGTGAAGTTCAGATTCACGTCTGCAAAGGATTTGAGTATCGACCACAGCAGATTCAGACTTTGATTGCCGCCGGGGCGTCGCTCGAAACAGACATCCAACTCGTTCGTGCCACCCCGATGTCAGATTGGGGATACTTCGGTGGTGACCCACATCTTCATCTGCCGCGAACATCAGACCGTGACGACGAAACCGCATTCGACTTGCTGGATGCAGAAGACATCTCGTTCGGAACCCCACTGGGATACAACGAACCGGCGGGCCCCTACTCAGGCTTCATGGACAAAATGGACTACCCGCAGTTCCGCGGATTGGGTCTTGCCTCCATCAAGTCCCGGGGATCCGTTCATATCCTGTCCGGACAGGAATATCGCAGTGCTCAGTACGGGCATCTCAACCTGTTCCTGCGCGATCGACTTGTCCTGGAAGGGCAGAGTCTGAATGCCGATGAGTGGCCGATCTATGGATTGGTTGGCAGCGAGACGCGATCTCAGGGGGGATATTCCATTCATGCCCACGGCGGTTATGGGTTAGAGATCTACGCCGACGCGGCACTAGGAACAGTTGATGCCGTTGAACTGCTGCAGTTTGGGATTTATCGCGGCATCGGCCTCACCGACTGGTACCATATGCTTAACGCGGGTTACGCATTCCCGTGTGTTGGAGCCAGCGACTATCCGGCATGTCGTTTTCTAGGAGATTGCCGTACCTATGTTTGGAGCGATTCGTCGCTGACCGAGACTCCAAACAATTCAAAATCGTTGCCGAAAATAAAGTCGACTCTCGAGTTTCCAACCTGGCTAAAGGCCGCGGCCAGCGGCCAGAGCTTCGTCACAACGGGTCCTATGCTGCTACTGGATGTCGATGGCAAACGGCCGGGCGAGACGATGACCCTCACGTCCAATGGTCGTATCACGGTGCAGGTGCGCGTCCGTTGCGACGTCACCGCCGTGACGACGCTCGACGTGATCTCGAATGGTGAAGTCGCAAAGACGATCAAGATTCCAGCCGACCAACAACAAGGTGTCTGGTTCACCGCACAAGTTCCCCTTGCACTGAACGAGCC from Schlesneria paludicola DSM 18645 carries:
- a CDS encoding trypsin-like peptidase domain-containing protein, encoding MPRRQQPAKRGSKQSSQMPYAILAGVGALLVVAIGVWLGLRTTNPPAPTKPDQIAGTAPANTQSENKSLTTVSDVPSQNTSNTQNTGSAVVTSSTVTTTSQSAPSQPAAIASSTATAPTPANEGQTPGAPAAAKPEITATEKSKSQDAEIDLSNVIDRIGRSVVLIRLTDSNGQNTGLGSGFVISKDGLIATNFHVMESAASAEAEFRDGTRFNISGYRAHDEKRDIAIVQLESPPADLEPLEFADSSDVRQGSSVIAVGHPRGLRFTATEGIVSAIHKTSELPPDLRRHMESPDDQIWIQTNATIFSGNSGGPLLSRSGKVVGMNSWITRDVNFGFALAVQHLSDLKVKVTEAAIPLAEVNRQSSGHDPKRVLGTLAPGVKTVLDEYQRSREEFHALLSLCKTNEEREKLTTMKNPARQFAPRLVKIATDSPKSTEAYQALIYAVTLLRQYHPESTATSQLQQVTTQLVRDHIDETSLGIAALILSESRLPCVQRFLKDLLQSSPHRDAQGIACFVLGRLLGSSENAVARKDSIKHLERVVNEFSDVLVGDQPLIDSAQKMLFELQHLSIGTEAPEIVGKDIDGNEIKLSDFRGKVVMLDFFVNWCPYCTQMYPLERILVERSRDQPCVLLGVNCDKESVLRNIIDDKKVTWQCWADGQEGPIAREWQISGYPAVYLIDHEGIIRYRSNGVPDSGEIDKLLTQMTKKANEAKGKAKNRNRTTR
- a CDS encoding molybdenum cofactor guanylyltransferase produces the protein MQQGSIILCGGLSTRMGRDKATLPFGPELMLQRVVRLVSERINPRLVVVVAAANQQLPVLPANVTVAFDSQPKRGPLEGLATGLRAMPQDVHAVYATSCDTPLLKSDFIERMFTCLNTYDIAVPADGTHDHPLAAVYRPRVLSAIERLINSGRLKARLLFDEVPTRKVSTEELREVDPTLQTLMNVNHVEDYLSALALAGFAGSYSED